A window of Paenibacillus sp. 19GGS1-52 contains these coding sequences:
- a CDS encoding histidine phosphatase family protein: MTTFGLIRHGSTYWNKEGRIQGHTDNSLDEEGLQQAAAIAERLSGEQWDFIYSSDLLRAKQTAEVIATRLGIEITGLVPGIREMSGGLIEGTLETERVERWGSEWKSLELGLESFEAGLLRGSQAIKEIAGKHPGAKILVVSHGAILRSTLKGLIPELDVSEFLKNTSITRITQADDVWHCELYNSVEHLNI, from the coding sequence GTGACAACATTTGGACTCATTCGGCACGGCAGCACATATTGGAATAAAGAAGGCCGCATACAGGGGCATACCGATAATTCTTTGGATGAAGAAGGACTGCAGCAGGCAGCGGCGATTGCTGAGAGACTTAGCGGAGAACAGTGGGATTTCATCTATTCAAGCGATCTGTTGCGAGCAAAACAAACGGCAGAGGTGATTGCCACAAGACTGGGCATTGAAATAACAGGCCTGGTTCCGGGGATTCGGGAGATGAGCGGTGGATTAATAGAAGGTACTTTGGAAACTGAACGTGTAGAGCGTTGGGGGAGTGAATGGAAGAGTCTGGAGCTGGGATTGGAAAGCTTTGAAGCAGGTCTGCTAAGAGGCAGCCAAGCGATTAAAGAAATCGCCGGGAAGCATCCTGGAGCGAAGATACTGGTGGTTAGTCATGGCGCAATTCTGCGCAGCACCCTTAAGGGCTTAATTCCTGAATTAGATGTAAGCGAGTTTCTGAAGAATACCTCAATTACCCGAATTACCCAAGCAGATGATGTCTGGCACTGCGAGCTTTACAATAGTGTGGAGCATTTGAATATCTAG
- a CDS encoding histidine kinase has protein sequence MRNKFKNIQSVLFMTYSLIIIVVFTVLVLWFYHWSSNLLRANATSYIVNMGKSLQEQTDSEIQKMNNVSLNVIYSGLIKDQFKKYLSDQGGVKVQESSEMPVPSTSREYAKELADILTAAIGPSRPVEQLYLYDLTGKVYGNGFDNSESAYVPGEKPWYKPVVALDGGKYIQGPILDKSISKYISIKDPQYTISMFRLFLDTYNSPMGIVEVKQYYNLILKSIINYTQRSTYQERILVYDQSGSIIFPLNAAATQYEYEMNLSKQFQAKGEGHSFYVDPLTSEKALLSFQHSDYTGWNTVIIVTEDKLFIPLNSFTQKIVLLAIFLLLFAILLSFVAAKKITQPILKIHRTIRSIRPDNLGSGRSPSMELNSGLNELDQLHWSFLRMSERLKESMETSLLAQSQEMQAKLVALQSQMNPHFLYNTLATIHVMAEENMNQQIIAMTENMSDFLRYFSSDQSSVNLQTELSHTDKYLEINSIRHGRKLQYSFDVDEEMFDLKIPKLIVQPLVENALKFATQFEPPWDIRITGQLQGNSWSVTVSDNGPGFSADSLQRLHSRIAEMDKNHNIPALQLDGMGLLNIYIRLKLTYGDGAQFSIHNLSTGGAAVTIGGSI, from the coding sequence ATGCGGAATAAATTCAAGAATATACAGTCTGTGCTGTTTATGACCTATTCTCTGATCATTATTGTGGTGTTTACTGTGCTGGTCCTGTGGTTCTACCATTGGTCGTCGAATTTGCTGCGTGCGAATGCTACTAGTTATATTGTGAATATGGGTAAGTCCTTGCAGGAACAGACCGATTCGGAAATTCAGAAGATGAACAATGTATCGCTTAATGTGATTTATTCTGGCCTGATCAAGGATCAGTTCAAGAAATATTTATCTGATCAGGGTGGAGTGAAGGTGCAGGAAAGCTCCGAAATGCCTGTGCCTTCTACTTCCCGGGAGTATGCCAAGGAACTAGCTGATATCCTCACCGCTGCGATTGGTCCCTCACGTCCGGTGGAGCAGCTATATCTCTATGACTTAACCGGAAAAGTATATGGCAATGGTTTTGATAATAGTGAGAGCGCTTACGTTCCTGGAGAGAAGCCCTGGTATAAACCGGTTGTGGCCCTGGACGGAGGTAAGTATATACAAGGTCCGATACTGGATAAATCGATTTCCAAATATATTTCGATAAAAGATCCCCAGTATACGATCTCGATGTTCCGGCTGTTTCTGGATACCTATAACTCACCGATGGGCATTGTCGAAGTGAAGCAATATTATAATCTGATCCTGAAGAGCATTATTAACTACACTCAGCGCAGTACTTATCAGGAACGAATTCTAGTGTACGATCAATCAGGCAGCATCATCTTCCCACTGAATGCCGCCGCCACGCAGTATGAGTATGAAATGAATCTTTCCAAGCAATTCCAGGCCAAGGGGGAAGGTCATTCCTTTTATGTTGATCCCCTAACTAGCGAGAAAGCGCTGCTCTCCTTCCAGCATTCCGATTATACAGGCTGGAATACGGTCATTATTGTGACCGAGGACAAGCTTTTTATTCCACTTAATTCCTTTACACAAAAAATAGTGCTGCTGGCGATCTTTCTGCTGTTGTTTGCAATTCTGCTCTCTTTTGTTGCGGCCAAAAAAATAACTCAGCCTATCCTGAAAATTCACCGTACGATCCGCAGCATTCGGCCGGATAATCTAGGCTCGGGAAGATCACCGTCCATGGAGTTGAACAGCGGCTTAAATGAGTTGGATCAGCTGCACTGGTCTTTCTTAAGAATGAGCGAACGTCTGAAGGAATCCATGGAGACGTCGCTGCTCGCCCAATCTCAGGAAATGCAGGCGAAGCTCGTTGCGCTGCAATCCCAGATGAATCCGCATTTTCTGTACAACACACTTGCCACCATTCATGTCATGGCCGAGGAGAATATGAATCAGCAAATCATTGCCATGACCGAGAACATGTCGGATTTCCTGCGCTACTTCTCGTCTGACCAGTCCTCTGTTAATCTGCAGACCGAGCTATCGCATACCGACAAATATCTGGAAATCAACAGTATCCGCCATGGCCGCAAGCTCCAGTATTCCTTCGATGTGGATGAAGAGATGTTTGATCTTAAGATTCCTAAGCTAATCGTCCAGCCACTGGTGGAGAATGCGCTTAAATTCGCCACACAGTTTGAGCCGCCTTGGGACATCCGAATTACAGGCCAGTTGCAAGGTAACAGCTGGAGTGTAACGGTGTCCGATAATGGACCTGGATTCTCAGCAGACAGTCTCCAGCGGCTTCATTCCAGAATTGCAGAAATGGATAAGAACCATAATATTCCCGCCTTGCAGCTTGACGGTATGGGACTGCTGAATATCTACATCCGCCTGAAGCTTACTTATGGTGACGGGGCGCAGTTCAGTATTCATAATCTTTCGACGGGTGGAGCAGCTGTAACTATTGGAGGAAGCATCTAG